The Acidobacteriota bacterium genome has a window encoding:
- a CDS encoding prepilin peptidase, protein MSPARLLQVEVLVALAVVGAVVGSFLNVCIYRLPLGRSVVTPPSACPRCRRRLRPWHNVPILSWLLLGGRCAYCKEPISPRYPLVEALNAGLWLAAGLHFGCGARSFVLLPLLSALVVLFFTDYDHQLLPDKVTLPTAAIGIALAPWNTLLDLAPGFLGQGSMVSRLASGAAGAVLGYGLFFTLAMVWQMLFARDAMGGGDLKMMLGVGAFLGIGGVVVTVFLASIVGTLLSLPYLLSGRWGMTRQLPFGCFLAPAAAITAFWGNPLIRWYLGLLMLS, encoded by the coding sequence GTGAGCCCGGCCCGACTGCTGCAAGTGGAAGTCCTGGTGGCGCTGGCGGTGGTCGGCGCGGTGGTGGGTTCGTTCCTCAACGTTTGCATCTATCGGCTGCCCCTGGGCCGGAGCGTGGTGACGCCGCCGTCGGCCTGCCCCCGCTGCCGGCGGCGCCTGCGCCCCTGGCACAACGTGCCCATCCTCTCCTGGCTGCTGCTCGGGGGGCGCTGCGCCTACTGCAAAGAGCCGATCTCTCCCCGCTATCCGCTGGTCGAGGCCCTCAACGCGGGGTTGTGGCTGGCCGCCGGCCTGCACTTCGGCTGCGGGGCCCGCAGCTTCGTCCTGCTGCCGCTGCTCTCGGCGCTGGTGGTGCTTTTCTTCACGGACTACGACCACCAGCTTCTTCCCGACAAGGTGACCCTGCCGACGGCCGCCATCGGCATCGCTCTCGCGCCGTGGAACACTCTGCTCGACCTGGCTCCCGGTTTTCTCGGGCAGGGGTCCATGGTCTCGCGGCTCGCTTCCGGGGCGGCAGGAGCGGTCCTGGGTTACGGCCTGTTCTTCACCCTGGCCATGGTTTGGCAGATGCTCTTCGCCCGTGACGCCATGGGAGGAGGCGACCTGAAGATGATGCTCGGGGTGGGGGCCTTCCTGGGAATCGGCGGTGTGGTGGTGACGGTCTTCCTGGCATCCATCGTGGGCACGCTGCTCAGCCTGCCCTATCTCCTGTCGGGGCGCTGGGGCATGACCCGCCAGCTTCCCTTCGGCTGTTTCCTGGCCCCCGCCGCCGCGATCACCGCATTCTGGGGCAACCCGCTGATCCGCTGGTATTTGGGCCTGCTGATGCTTTCCTAG
- a CDS encoding DUF1841 family protein — protein MTPFENAETMRSLARAGRRAVREVWARRHEKEHMSPGEREVAEQLERHEEFREYWEGREPDEHLNPFLHVQLHQVLETQARQGDPPEVARALERLVAQGRDRHEAEHEVLRVLLLAIQNVAQAAGPFDREGYVRNLERLGRRS, from the coding sequence ATGACCCCCTTTGAGAATGCCGAAACCATGCGCAGCCTGGCCCGGGCCGGGCGCCGGGCCGTGCGCGAGGTCTGGGCTCGGCGCCACGAGAAGGAACACATGAGTCCCGGTGAGCGGGAAGTGGCCGAGCAACTCGAGCGTCACGAGGAGTTCCGCGAATACTGGGAGGGGCGCGAGCCCGACGAGCATCTCAACCCCTTCCTCCACGTGCAGCTGCACCAGGTTCTCGAGACCCAGGCCCGGCAGGGCGATCCGCCGGAGGTCGCCCGGGCTCTCGAGCGGCTCGTCGCCCAGGGACGCGATCGCCACGAAGCGGAGCACGAGGTGCTGCGGGTGTTGCTGCTGGCGATTCAGAACGTGGCCCAGGCTGCCGGCCCCTTCGACCGGGAAGGTTACGTCCGGAATCTCGAGCGGCTCGGGCGCCGGTCCTGA
- a CDS encoding isocitrate/isopropylmalate dehydrogenase family protein, translating to MTYTATLIPGDGIGREVTHAARRVLDASGVAFEWETADAGGEHISRYGTPLPQETIDSVMRNRVALKGPIGTPIGAGFRSVNVELRKTLDLFANFRPARSLEGVPTRYAGVNLMVVRENSEGLYSGLEHIVVPGVVESQRIITEAASERIVRYAFETARRHGRRKVTAVHKANILKLSDGLFLEVARRIAREFPGIEYEESIVDATAMRLVLDPSLFDVLVMENLFGDIISDLTSGLIGGLGLAPSANIGDKYAVFEAVHGSAPDIAGRGIANPTALILSGALMLDHLGEHPAARRVEKAVCRVIREGAIVTRDLGGNASTEEYTEAVIAAMEREGDD from the coding sequence ATGACCTACACCGCGACGCTGATCCCCGGGGACGGCATCGGCCGGGAAGTGACCCATGCCGCCCGGCGGGTTCTCGACGCCAGCGGCGTCGCCTTCGAGTGGGAGACCGCCGACGCCGGAGGCGAACACATCAGCCGCTACGGCACGCCCCTGCCCCAGGAGACCATCGACTCGGTGATGCGCAACCGGGTCGCCCTGAAAGGACCGATCGGCACCCCGATCGGCGCGGGCTTCCGCTCGGTGAACGTGGAACTGCGCAAGACCCTCGATCTCTTCGCCAACTTCCGGCCGGCGCGCAGCCTCGAGGGGGTCCCCACCCGCTACGCGGGAGTCAACCTGATGGTGGTCCGGGAGAACTCGGAAGGCCTGTACAGCGGCCTCGAGCACATCGTCGTGCCGGGAGTCGTCGAAAGTCAGCGGATCATCACCGAGGCCGCCAGTGAACGCATCGTGCGCTACGCCTTCGAGACCGCCCGCCGCCATGGACGGCGCAAGGTCACGGCGGTGCACAAGGCGAACATCCTCAAACTCAGCGATGGGCTCTTCCTCGAGGTCGCCCGCCGCATCGCCCGGGAGTTCCCCGGCATCGAGTACGAAGAGAGCATCGTCGACGCCACGGCGATGCGCCTGGTGCTCGACCCCTCCCTGTTCGATGTGCTGGTCATGGAGAATCTCTTCGGCGACATCATCTCCGACCTGACCTCCGGCCTGATCGGCGGGCTGGGCCTCGCCCCGAGCGCCAACATCGGCGACAAGTACGCCGTCTTCGAAGCCGTCCACGGCTCGGCGCCCGATATCGCCGGCCGGGGCATCGCCAACCCCACGGCCCTGATCCTCTCGGGCGCGCTGATGCTCGATCACCTCGGTGAACACCCGGCGGCCCGCCGGGTGGAGAAAGCCGTCTGCCGGGTGATCCGCGAGGGTGCCATCGTCACCCGCGACCTGGGAGGCAACGCGAGCACCGAGGAGTACACGGAGGCCGTCATCGCCGCCATGGAACGCGAAGGGGACGACTGA